One part of the Helicobacter cetorum MIT 99-5656 genome encodes these proteins:
- the obgE gene encoding GTPase ObgE yields the protein MFVDSVEIIIASGKGGAGMVSFRREKFVIKGGPDGGDGGDGGDVYFEVDNNTDTLASFRGTKHHKAKNGAMGGTRNCAGKKGEDKVIVVPPGTQVFVDDELWLDLVTPKLRVLALKGGKGGLGNAHFKSATKQHPTYAQKGLPGIEKCVRLELKLIADIGLVGFPNAGKSTLISTLSNAKPKIANYEFTTLVPNLGVVSVDEKSEFLMADIPGIIEGASEGKGLGISFLKHIERTKVLAFVLDTSRLDLDIKEQYKRLRLELEKFSPTLSNKPFGVLLNKCDILEDIDATMKDFCKFLNLKAEKLKAFDLESYLGFLHPNLISDFEKESNGESALFVLPLSAVSALNSHALKFVLLKTLQ from the coding sequence GTGTTTGTAGATAGCGTAGAAATTATTATAGCTTCTGGCAAAGGGGGAGCTGGAATGGTAAGCTTTAGAAGGGAAAAATTTGTCATTAAAGGCGGGCCTGATGGGGGCGATGGGGGCGATGGGGGCGATGTGTATTTTGAAGTGGATAATAACACCGATACTCTAGCAAGTTTTAGAGGCACCAAGCACCACAAGGCTAAAAATGGAGCTATGGGAGGCACACGAAATTGTGCGGGTAAAAAGGGCGAAGATAAAGTCATTGTCGTGCCACCGGGAACGCAAGTTTTTGTAGATGATGAATTATGGCTTGATTTAGTAACGCCCAAGCTTAGGGTATTAGCTTTAAAAGGGGGTAAGGGGGGGTTAGGAAATGCGCATTTTAAAAGTGCTACTAAGCAACACCCCACTTATGCACAAAAAGGCTTACCGGGGATTGAAAAATGCGTGCGCCTAGAATTAAAACTCATTGCTGATATAGGCTTAGTAGGCTTTCCTAATGCGGGTAAATCTACGCTTATATCCACGCTCTCTAACGCAAAACCTAAAATCGCTAATTATGAATTTACAACTTTAGTGCCTAATTTAGGGGTAGTGAGCGTAGATGAAAAAAGCGAATTTTTAATGGCTGATATTCCTGGCATTATTGAAGGGGCTAGTGAGGGAAAAGGTTTAGGCATTAGTTTTTTAAAGCATATTGAACGCACCAAAGTTTTAGCTTTTGTATTGGATACTTCTAGGCTGGATTTGGATATTAAAGAGCAATACAAACGCTTAAGGTTAGAGCTAGAAAAATTTTCACCCACTCTAAGCAATAAGCCCTTTGGTGTACTATTGAATAAATGCGATATTTTAGAAGATATTGATGCCACTATGAAAGATTTTTGTAAATTTTTAAACCTAAAAGCTGAAAAATTAAAAGCGTTTGATTTAGAGTCTTATTTAGGGTTTTTGCACCCTAATTTGATAAGTGATTTTGAGAAGGAGTCAAATGGAGAATCAGCATTATTTGTATTACCCCTTTCAGCAGTCAGTGCTTTAAATTCGCATGCACTTAAATTTGTGCTTTTAAAAACATTACAATAA
- the rplU gene encoding 50S ribosomal protein L21, whose amino-acid sequence MLYAIFKHGGKQYKVAEGDIVLLDKMNQEPKALVELAEVLAVSKEGKLVCGKPFVSGAKIEAEVVNEGRGRKVVIFKKRRRKDSKTKRGFRRDFTRVKITKIVA is encoded by the coding sequence ATGTTATACGCAATATTTAAACATGGCGGTAAACAATACAAGGTTGCTGAAGGCGATATTGTTTTACTAGATAAGATGAATCAAGAGCCTAAGGCTTTAGTAGAGTTAGCGGAGGTGCTAGCTGTATCTAAAGAGGGGAAACTTGTTTGCGGAAAGCCCTTTGTTAGTGGAGCTAAGATTGAGGCAGAAGTGGTTAATGAGGGGCGTGGTAGAAAAGTAGTGATTTTCAAAAAGCGTCGTAGAAAAGATAGCAAAACAAAGCGTGGTTTTAGAAGAGACTTCACTCGTGTTAAAATCACAAAAATTGTGGCATAA
- a CDS encoding ABC transporter permease, protein MEAFKEFIQQFKKNKAAVVGAWIVLFLIICAVFAPLLSPHDPYVQNAQERLLKPIWDGGSVKYLLGTDDLGRDVLSRLVYGARISLTIGIVSMGIAVFFGVILGLLAGYFGGKTDAIIMRIMDIMFALPSILLIVIVVAVLGPSLTNAMLAIGFVGIPGFARLVRSSVLSEKEKEYVVASKINGSSHFRLMCKVIFPNCTVPLIVQTTMGFASTVLEAAALSFLGLGAQPPKPEWGAMLMNSMQYIATDPWMLVFPGVMIFLTVMSFNLVGDGIMDALDPKRTA, encoded by the coding sequence ATGGAAGCTTTTAAAGAATTTATTCAACAATTCAAGAAAAACAAAGCAGCGGTGGTTGGGGCATGGATTGTGCTTTTTTTGATTATTTGTGCAGTTTTTGCCCCCCTTTTAAGCCCTCATGACCCTTATGTGCAAAACGCTCAAGAGCGTCTTTTAAAACCCATTTGGGATGGGGGGAGCGTTAAGTATCTTTTAGGCACTGATGATTTGGGGCGTGATGTTTTGAGCCGCTTGGTTTATGGAGCTAGAATTTCCTTGACCATAGGAATTGTTTCTATGGGTATTGCGGTGTTTTTTGGGGTTATACTAGGGCTTTTGGCAGGGTATTTTGGGGGGAAAACGGATGCGATTATTATGCGGATTATGGATATTATGTTTGCTTTGCCTTCCATTTTGCTGATTGTGATTGTGGTGGCTGTTTTAGGGCCATCACTCACTAATGCTATGCTAGCTATTGGATTTGTAGGGATTCCTGGATTTGCAAGATTAGTGCGTAGCTCAGTGTTAAGTGAAAAAGAGAAAGAATATGTGGTTGCTTCTAAGATTAATGGCTCATCGCATTTTCGTTTGATGTGTAAGGTGATTTTTCCTAATTGCACCGTGCCTTTGATTGTGCAAACGACTATGGGTTTTGCATCCACGGTTTTAGAAGCGGCAGCTCTTAGCTTCTTAGGGCTTGGGGCACAGCCCCCTAAACCTGAATGGGGAGCCATGCTTATGAACTCCATGCAATATATTGCTACAGACCCTTGGATGCTTGTTTTTCCTGGTGTGATGATTTTTTTAACGGTGATGAGTTTTAATTTGGTGGGCGATGGCATTATGGATGCTCTAGACCCTAAACGCACAGCTTAG
- a CDS encoding ABC transporter ATP-binding protein, translating into MKLLEIKELKKSYAIDRGLFKPKRVINALNGISFEVEQNEVLSIVGESGCGKSTTAKILAGIERQNSGAIYFNGKRHLHFSKQDWFDYRKKVQMIFQDPYSSLNPRWKVGEIIAEPLLLNSKLSKAEIREKVLEIMQKVGLKLEWINRYAHQFSGGQRQRIGIARALIMHPSVVICDEPVSALDVSIQAQVLNLLLDLQKEMGLTYIFISHDLGVVEHISDRIIVMNQGQIVESGGVDDVIGSPKHPYTKKLLNAVPHLEKSMQRFAE; encoded by the coding sequence ATGAAACTCTTAGAAATCAAAGAATTAAAGAAGTCCTATGCGATAGATAGGGGACTATTCAAACCAAAAAGGGTGATTAACGCGCTTAATGGGATTAGTTTTGAGGTGGAGCAAAATGAAGTTCTAAGCATTGTGGGTGAGAGTGGCTGTGGGAAAAGCACTACGGCTAAAATTTTAGCGGGGATTGAGAGGCAAAATAGTGGGGCGATTTATTTCAATGGTAAGCGCCATTTGCATTTTAGCAAGCAAGATTGGTTTGATTATCGCAAAAAGGTGCAAATGATTTTTCAAGACCCTTATTCTAGCTTAAACCCACGATGGAAAGTCGGCGAGATTATTGCTGAACCCTTGCTCTTAAATTCTAAGCTCTCAAAAGCTGAAATTAGAGAAAAAGTGCTAGAGATTATGCAAAAAGTGGGCTTGAAGCTAGAATGGATTAACCGCTATGCGCATCAATTTTCAGGCGGTCAAAGGCAAAGGATTGGCATTGCTAGGGCGTTGATTATGCATCCTAGCGTGGTTATTTGTGATGAGCCAGTATCTGCGCTTGATGTGTCTATTCAAGCGCAAGTTTTGAATTTGCTGTTAGATTTACAAAAAGAAATGGGGCTAACTTATATATTCATTAGCCATGATTTAGGGGTAGTAGAACATATCAGTGATAGAATTATTGTGATGAATCAGGGTCAAATTGTAGAATCTGGCGGCGTAGATGATGTGATAGGCTCTCCAAAGCACCCCTACACAAAGAAATTGCTCAATGCTGTGCCGCATTTGGAAAAATCTATGCAGAGATTTGCTGAATAA
- a CDS encoding ABC transporter ATP-binding protein, with protein MLLEVKDLKTYFFTDKGVNKAVDGVSFSLKKSQTLCIVGESGSGKSITSLSILGLIEKPGKVVGGSINFLGQDLLQLKEKQMQKEIRGKKIGMIFQEPMTSLNPAYTVGFQIDEVLRIHHPKLNKKERLERVIYELERVGMPHARDKYHEYPFNLSGGQRQRAMIAMAMVCEPEILIADEPTTALDVTIQAQILELMKELQEKKGTSILFITHDLGVVAQIADEVVVMYRGHVVEQASAKELFAEPRHPYTKALLSAIPKPGKEYRKQRLETVDETIDYLSFKKELR; from the coding sequence ATGTTATTAGAAGTGAAAGATTTAAAAACTTATTTTTTTACTGATAAGGGTGTGAATAAGGCGGTTGATGGCGTGAGTTTTAGCTTGAAGAAATCTCAAACGCTCTGTATTGTAGGAGAGAGTGGGAGCGGGAAGAGCATTACTTCGCTTTCTATTTTAGGATTGATTGAAAAGCCAGGCAAGGTTGTAGGGGGGAGCATTAATTTTTTGGGACAGGATTTATTGCAACTCAAAGAAAAACAGATGCAAAAAGAAATCAGGGGCAAAAAAATTGGCATGATTTTTCAAGAGCCTATGACAAGTCTCAACCCTGCGTATACGGTGGGGTTTCAAATTGATGAAGTTTTAAGAATCCATCACCCTAAACTTAATAAAAAAGAACGCCTAGAAAGGGTAATTTATGAATTAGAGCGGGTGGGAATGCCCCATGCAAGGGACAAATACCATGAATACCCTTTCAATCTCAGTGGAGGGCAACGCCAAAGGGCGATGATTGCTATGGCTATGGTGTGTGAGCCTGAAATTCTCATTGCTGATGAGCCTACTACCGCATTAGATGTAACTATACAAGCACAAATTTTGGAGCTTATGAAAGAATTGCAAGAGAAAAAGGGGACTTCTATTTTATTCATTACCCATGATTTGGGCGTAGTGGCTCAAATCGCTGATGAAGTGGTGGTCATGTATAGGGGGCATGTGGTGGAGCAAGCGAGTGCAAAAGAGCTTTTTGCTGAGCCAAGACACCCCTACACAAAGGCTCTTTTAAGTGCGATTCCTAAACCGGGAAAAGAATACCGCAAGCAACGCTTAGAAACCGTAGATGAAACCATAGATTATTTAAGCTTTAAAAAGGAGTTGCGATGA
- a CDS encoding ABC transporter substrate-binding protein — protein MNCMVMRGLFFFLLLWGVFLSATETPSTHPNLSKPSVVENEGRYGGVLVFARGSDGSSMDPALVTDGESYVATGNIYDTLVQFKYGTAEIEPGLATSWDISKDGLVYTFHLRKGVYFHQTKYWDKKVEFSAKDVLFSFERQMERTKRYYSPGSKSYKYWEGMGMSHIIKSVEALDDYTIRITLNEPEAPFLANLGMDFLSILSKDYADYLAQINKKDDLAKKPIGTGPFKFFLWNKDEKIILVKNQDYWGPKAYLDKVVIRTIPNASTRALALRTGEIMLMTGPNLNEVAQLEKVPNIVVDKSPGLLANWLSLNTQKKYFNNRLVRLAINHAINVDDYNKVIYEGYAQKMLNPFPPTIWGYNESIKPYEYDLKKAKELLKEAGYPNGFKTTIFTTSTRNPKGAVFIQASLAKIGIDVKIEVYEWGAYLKRTGMGEHEMAFSGWMADIADPDNFLYVLWSKQAALATPTQNHSFYKSDAYSNLLLKAKRISNQQEREALYKKAQEIIHKDIPYVPLAYPYSVVPHLSKVKGYKTMGVNVNRFFKVYLEK, from the coding sequence ATGAATTGTATGGTTATGAGGGGTTTGTTTTTCTTTCTTTTATTATGGGGAGTCTTTTTGAGTGCTACAGAAACTCCAAGCACTCACCCTAATTTATCCAAACCATCTGTAGTTGAGAATGAGGGTCGTTATGGGGGCGTCTTGGTTTTTGCAAGAGGTTCAGATGGTTCTAGCATGGACCCTGCTTTGGTTACTGATGGCGAGAGTTATGTCGCAACTGGCAATATTTATGACACGCTTGTGCAATTCAAATACGGCACAGCAGAAATTGAGCCAGGTTTAGCCACCAGTTGGGATATTTCTAAAGATGGTCTTGTGTATACCTTTCATTTACGCAAGGGAGTGTATTTCCACCAAACTAAGTATTGGGATAAAAAGGTAGAATTTAGTGCTAAAGATGTTTTATTTTCTTTTGAGCGTCAAATGGAGCGCACAAAGCGCTATTACAGCCCAGGTTCTAAAAGCTACAAGTATTGGGAAGGCATGGGAATGTCTCATATCATTAAGAGTGTGGAGGCTTTAGATGACTATACTATCCGCATCACGCTCAATGAACCAGAAGCCCCTTTCTTGGCTAATTTGGGTATGGATTTTTTGAGCATTCTTAGCAAGGATTATGCAGATTACTTAGCTCAAATCAATAAAAAAGATGATTTGGCTAAAAAGCCTATTGGGACAGGGCCTTTTAAGTTTTTTTTATGGAACAAAGATGAAAAAATTATCTTAGTGAAAAATCAGGATTATTGGGGTCCTAAGGCCTATTTGGATAAGGTGGTTATTCGCACCATTCCAAATGCTTCTACTCGTGCTTTGGCGCTACGAACAGGCGAGATTATGCTGATGACTGGGCCTAATCTCAATGAAGTGGCGCAATTAGAAAAAGTTCCAAATATTGTGGTGGATAAAAGTCCTGGGTTGCTTGCAAATTGGCTTTCATTAAACACACAAAAAAAGTATTTTAATAATCGTTTGGTGCGTTTGGCTATAAATCATGCAATTAATGTAGATGATTACAATAAGGTGATTTATGAAGGGTATGCCCAAAAGATGCTCAACCCTTTTCCGCCTACCATATGGGGTTATAATGAGAGCATTAAGCCTTATGAATATGATTTGAAAAAGGCTAAGGAATTGCTTAAAGAAGCTGGGTATCCTAATGGCTTTAAAACCACTATTTTTACCACTTCTACTCGCAATCCAAAGGGTGCGGTGTTTATCCAAGCAAGCCTAGCTAAAATCGGTATTGATGTGAAAATTGAAGTGTATGAATGGGGAGCTTATTTAAAAAGAACAGGCATGGGTGAGCATGAAATGGCGTTTTCAGGCTGGATGGCAGATATTGCTGACCCTGATAATTTTTTGTATGTTTTATGGAGCAAGCAGGCGGCCTTGGCTACGCCCACTCAAAACCATTCTTTTTATAAGAGCGATGCGTATTCTAATCTTCTTTTAAAGGCAAAACGCATTTCTAACCAGCAAGAACGAGAAGCTCTCTATAAAAAGGCTCAAGAGATTATCCATAAAGATATTCCTTATGTTCCTTTAGCCTATCCTTATTCCGTGGTGCCACATTTATCTAAGGTAAAAGGCTATAAGACTATGGGCGTGAATGTGAATCGGTTTTTTAAGGTGTATTTAGAAAAGTAA
- the flgL gene encoding flagellar hook-associated protein FlgL has translation MRVTFGSKYNQMNNYQNALQNKINDANTQIASGLKIRHGYQNSDINNQNLKFQYEENTLNQGIDVAQNAHTSTLNTDKALQEFSKTLETFKTKLVQSANDVHSETSRTAIANDLERLKDHMINIANTSIGGEFLFGGSKVDRPPIDSNGKYHGNGEDLNALVSSDNLVPYNINGQDLFLGADRDKHKRITTNIKLLNQNKLHPDTMDALEHSALPQEVFIKPSDTLRELIGDNDRDTTNDSKEFFYLQGIRPDGSSFKEKFALDKAYQNKESATKVSDLLNKIGHAYGNTSQNKVVDVSLNAWGQIEIKNLTPGNENLDFHLISSDGDFDDLDKLRSSKHRITEYVKSAFVTDRSLSQVHAVRSMYNPKVLEIPSVFVTKDNVLANKNTKLSEIFGDRVRTLKISSSRAIIQDNIEIPTLPTLLDVSSATMKDLKDAIQARFNNKVDVEIETNGRLRIIDNTSRELPINLTLSTLDEAGLEVAGIPTNNASEYQKTYFSVQGATLEGNIAQIAKDSVANGSTKLSEVAHGSLENSAFNLKLNDHNGLFLEAQIILDSNGAYLSLPNEVKIPLYDPTTTDIQASKPNEVTYRQLMDAMSIALNYSNIDPTIYAQISHNAPSKESKEQFIELLKQAKDNLSIDLNEDGKMLIQDNMHSLTKMQLMLFDKDANDFSKNALHSDKPSIRLNANNALIIDKPSVNLFEQLETIITSVRKGVYRPDALGDIYSSDVRDLGIQNGITLIDHLSDHVEKMIAKNGTHSKAFENIIRRNEVLKTQVQSIRGETTGTDIAETYNKFSNLTNNYNAVLASTNKINNLSLTNYL, from the coding sequence ATGCGTGTTACCTTCGGCTCTAAATACAACCAAATGAATAATTATCAAAATGCTTTACAAAACAAAATCAACGACGCTAACACTCAAATTGCTTCAGGGTTAAAAATCCGTCATGGTTATCAAAATAGCGATATTAATAATCAGAATTTAAAATTCCAATACGAAGAAAACACCCTAAATCAAGGTATTGATGTAGCTCAAAATGCCCATACTTCAACACTCAACACCGATAAAGCCTTACAAGAATTTTCTAAAACACTAGAGACTTTTAAAACCAAATTAGTCCAATCCGCTAACGATGTACATTCAGAAACTTCTCGCACCGCCATTGCTAACGATTTAGAACGCCTAAAAGACCACATGATAAATATCGCTAACACTTCTATAGGGGGGGAATTTTTATTTGGGGGAAGTAAGGTGGATAGACCCCCCATTGATAGCAATGGAAAATACCATGGCAATGGCGAAGATTTAAACGCTTTGGTAAGCTCAGATAACCTTGTGCCTTACAACATCAATGGACAAGACCTATTTTTAGGTGCAGATAGAGACAAACACAAACGCATTACCACTAATATTAAACTCCTTAACCAAAACAAGCTCCACCCTGATACTATGGACGCTTTAGAGCATTCCGCATTACCACAAGAAGTCTTTATCAAACCTAGTGATACTTTAAGAGAATTAATCGGAGATAATGACAGAGACACCACAAATGACTCTAAGGAATTTTTTTACTTGCAGGGCATTAGACCTGATGGCTCTAGCTTTAAAGAAAAATTTGCCCTAGATAAAGCCTATCAAAACAAAGAGAGTGCGACTAAAGTGAGTGATTTACTCAATAAGATAGGTCATGCTTATGGGAACACTTCGCAAAATAAAGTCGTAGATGTGAGTTTGAATGCTTGGGGACAAATTGAGATTAAAAACCTAACGCCAGGAAATGAGAACTTGGACTTTCACTTGATTTCTAGCGATGGGGATTTTGATGATTTGGATAAATTACGCTCTAGCAAACATAGAATTACTGAGTATGTCAAAAGTGCGTTTGTAACCGATAGAAGTTTGAGCCAAGTTCATGCTGTGCGGAGTATGTATAATCCAAAGGTGCTTGAAATTCCTAGCGTGTTCGTTACCAAGGACAATGTTTTAGCGAATAAAAATACCAAACTAAGCGAGATTTTTGGCGACAGGGTAAGGACACTTAAAATCAGCAGTAGTCGTGCTATTATTCAAGATAATATAGAAATTCCTACTCTTCCCACACTTTTAGATGTGTCTAGTGCTACAATGAAAGATTTAAAAGACGCCATACAAGCACGCTTCAACAATAAAGTAGATGTAGAAATTGAAACAAATGGGCGTTTAAGAATTATTGACAATACTTCTAGGGAGTTGCCTATCAATCTGACTTTAAGCACCTTAGATGAAGCCGGTTTAGAAGTCGCTGGCATTCCTACTAATAATGCTAGTGAATACCAAAAGACCTATTTTAGTGTTCAAGGGGCAACATTAGAAGGCAATATCGCTCAAATTGCTAAGGATAGTGTCGCTAATGGCTCTACCAAGCTTAGTGAAGTGGCTCATGGAAGTTTAGAAAATAGCGCTTTCAACTTAAAATTAAACGACCATAACGGCTTATTTTTAGAAGCACAAATTATTTTGGATAGTAACGGAGCTTATTTGAGCCTACCTAATGAAGTTAAAATTCCGCTTTATGACCCTACAACAACTGATATTCAAGCTTCTAAACCTAACGAAGTAACTTACCGACAACTCATGGACGCAATGAGTATCGCACTCAATTACAGCAATATTGACCCTACAATCTATGCACAAATCAGCCATAACGCCCCATCAAAAGAAAGCAAAGAGCAATTTATTGAGCTATTAAAGCAAGCTAAAGATAATCTCTCTATTGATTTGAATGAAGATGGAAAAATGCTTATCCAAGACAACATGCACTCACTCACCAAGATGCAATTGATGCTCTTTGACAAAGATGCGAATGATTTTTCTAAAAATGCTTTGCACAGCGATAAACCAAGCATTAGATTAAACGCTAATAACGCCCTTATCATTGACAAACCAAGCGTGAATTTGTTTGAGCAACTAGAAACTATCATCACTTCTGTAAGAAAAGGGGTTTATCGCCCTGATGCTTTGGGGGATATTTATTCAAGCGATGTGCGTGATTTAGGCATTCAAAATGGCATTACTTTAATAGACCACTTGAGCGACCATGTAGAAAAAATGATTGCAAAAAATGGCACCCATAGTAAAGCGTTTGAAAATATTATTAGGCGTAATGAAGTCTTAAAAACACAAGTTCAAAGCATTCGTGGAGAAACCACCGGCACTGATATTGCAGAAACCTATAATAAGTTCTCTAATCTCACTAATAACTATAATGCCGTTCTAGCTTCTACAAATAAAATCAATAATTTGTCTTTAACGAATTATTTGTAA
- the rpmA gene encoding 50S ribosomal protein L27 has translation MAHKKGQGSTQNNRDSAGRRLGVKRFGSEFVRAGNIIVRQRGTKVHPGSNVGMGKDHTLYALVDGIVKFEHKDRTRRKVSVIENFGE, from the coding sequence ATGGCACACAAAAAAGGTCAGGGTAGTACGCAGAATAATAGGGATTCTGCAGGAAGACGCTTAGGCGTGAAGAGATTTGGCTCAGAGTTTGTTCGGGCAGGAAATATTATTGTGCGTCAAAGAGGCACTAAAGTCCATCCGGGTAGCAATGTCGGTATGGGTAAAGACCACACTTTGTATGCACTTGTGGATGGCATTGTAAAATTTGAGCATAAAGACAGGACTCGTAGGAAAGTTTCTGTTATTGAAAATTTTGGGGAGTAG
- a CDS encoding ABC transporter permease, with amino-acid sequence MLSFIIKRILWAIPTLFGVSIIVFMMVHLVPGDPALVILGEKANQAAIDALREQFGLNKPLIEQYFLFVKNVLHGNFGTSIMTGEPVIQEFLQRFPATVELALIALFMALILGVSTGVLAAVKRYSAFDYASMTFALAGISMPVFWLGLMLIYFFSVQLGWLPVFGRLSDVYFLDGPTGLYLIDSLIARDYAAFVDAIKHLILPSIVLATVSTAVIARMTRASMIETSREDYVRTAKAKGCSPFRVIFIHTLRNALMPVTTIAGLMLAGLLGGSMITETVFSWPGIGKWIVNALNQRDFPIIQSMSLIIAMMYIGANLLVDILYAFINPRIRLS; translated from the coding sequence ATGCTAAGTTTTATAATTAAACGCATTTTGTGGGCGATTCCCACGCTATTTGGGGTAAGCATTATTGTATTTATGATGGTGCATTTAGTGCCAGGAGACCCTGCATTAGTGATTCTAGGTGAGAAGGCTAATCAAGCGGCCATTGATGCATTGAGAGAACAATTTGGTTTGAATAAGCCATTGATTGAGCAGTATTTTTTGTTTGTTAAGAATGTGTTGCATGGTAATTTTGGCACTTCTATTATGACAGGCGAGCCTGTGATACAGGAATTTTTACAGCGTTTTCCCGCTACGGTTGAATTAGCCCTTATTGCCCTATTTATGGCTCTTATTTTGGGGGTAAGCACAGGGGTTTTAGCAGCGGTTAAACGCTATAGTGCTTTTGATTATGCAAGCATGACTTTTGCTTTAGCGGGTATTTCTATGCCGGTGTTTTGGTTGGGACTTATGCTGATTTATTTCTTTAGCGTGCAACTAGGTTGGTTGCCTGTATTTGGTCGTTTGAGCGATGTGTATTTCTTAGATGGTCCTACAGGGCTTTATCTCATAGATAGCTTGATTGCAAGAGATTATGCAGCATTTGTGGATGCGATTAAGCATTTAATTCTTCCTAGCATTGTCTTAGCAACGGTTTCTACAGCTGTGATTGCGAGAATGACTCGTGCGAGCATGATAGAAACTTCCAGAGAAGATTATGTGCGAACCGCTAAGGCTAAGGGTTGTAGCCCCTTTAGGGTGATTTTTATCCACACTTTGCGTAATGCATTAATGCCTGTAACCACCATAGCAGGCCTTATGTTAGCAGGACTATTAGGCGGGAGCATGATAACAGAAACAGTCTTTTCATGGCCTGGAATTGGTAAATGGATAGTTAATGCTCTTAATCAGCGTGATTTTCCTATCATTCAGTCTATGTCTTTAATCATTGCGATGATGTATATCGGAGCTAATTTATTGGTGGATATTTTATACGCCTTTATCAATCCTAGAATAAGGTTGTCATAA